GTGCTCTTTTATTTTTACAGGATATTCATTTCCCAATTCATCGAGATGGACAAGAATATATTGTTTAAAAATTGGATTTGTTAATTGTTGAGCGGCTTCCTCAACTTTAAAGTTGACCGGTTTTAGTCCATACTTTGTATCAACATTAGAAGTTTTGGAGATTGATGAAATAAAATAATAAATTCCATTTTCCGTATTTTTTGTTTGCTTGAAATCATCTATATCTAAACCTTTTTTCTTTAAAATTGACCCTTTTTTAAGTACAAAAATTGGCTTGCAATTAACAGGAATCGGCTTTTCGAAATCAGATTTGTAAATATCGAGTTTTTCTTTATTGTACAAATTTTCATCAAGAAAATCAAATTCACTAATTCCAAACTTTCTCATTTGTGAAGTAACTGGAATAGATTTATAGATTGCCTTCCCCTTTTCGTAAACTTTATAAACTAGCGAGTAAAGCGAAAATAGCGTGTCCTTGAAAGATTTCCCGCCATCATGCTTGCTTAAAATTTTGAATTTTATTGGAATAGATTTGTACTCAATAATTCTAATGTTTTTGTAGAATCGCTTAAAATTTTTGTTATCAATATTATCACAACAAGTTAACTCATCAGAGGGCTTGTAATTATAATATAGCAATTTTTCAACTGCTCTTGCTGATTCAATTTCATCTTTTAAAGTTGGTTCCTTCGACGCCAAATCATTCATATATTCAACGAAAGCTTTTCCAGAGTCCTTGCTAAAACCATTATATTCTTCAAAAATTTGCTTTAATTTATTAAATTCCGACAAGTGTGATTGCGCCATTAAAACTGTATATTCACTTTTTCCATCAGCTTTTTTGCCAAAAGGATTTTTAAAATATTTTCTTAAATCTTTGTTTTCGGTTGTAACAAGATTTTTCTTAATAAATTTAAAATATTTATCTTCCTTTTCATCATATTTAAATCCATATAATGTCTCATCTGATAGACCTCCATTTATAATATTGCGAATTTTTCGTGAAATTTTTATAGGAGTGTGCTTTTTTGCTTGTTCATATTTTTCTTGAATTATTTTCTTTAAATCTTCAACTTTTTTAAGCTTATCGACTTCAAACTTTGAAATTTTAACTAACTCACCAGTTTCAATATTTTCTTTATGGTTTTCATCATGAAGAAAATATTTTTTATCATTTTTATTATCTGCAAGTGTTAAAAGATTAGCGATTTGAGGGTTTTGGCTACCAATAATCGCAACAATTGCTGCATCAACAGCATGATGCTCGTTATTTTCACGATTTTTTTCAATTTCTTTCTTATTATCGTTGTCCGGCTTTATTCTAAAATATCTGGTAACATGACCTTTAATTGTTGATATTTTTACTTTGTGCTTGCTAGAATTTTCATCAATATATGTGAAAAACTCATTATTTTCAAAATGCTCTACAAGCGCGTGATAGAATAATTTTGTTGAATACCTTGTGTCATTCAAGTTTCTGGCTAAAAATTCAACTTGAAATTCATCGTAATCTTCTAGCGTCAAAAATCGAAATCTGTTTTTTGCTGAAACTTCATCCAAATATACAAAAGCATCTACTAAAGCAGCTATTTTTTTAGACTTTTTATTTGTTTTATTTGTTTTATTTGTTTTATTTGTTTTATTCTTTTTATCGAATAATTCTTTTGCTTTTTCATAGTATTCGTTATAAAATTTGTCGCCCTTTGCTTTTATATATTTACTAGCGATTAATTTTCCTTTTTGTTGGTTTTCTGCTTTTGTTGTTAATATTTTATTTGCTTGTGAATTATCATAAGACATTGAATATGGGATTATATGGTCAATTTCATATTCTTGGCTCTTATCAATCAAATCATCTATGTCAATTTTTTTCAATCTATAAAGATCTATGCCATCTTGTTGGTAGTAAAATCTTAATTTATCTGTAAGACTATTAGGCTTTGTTTTTAAATCAGAAAGTTCATAACCTTTATTTTTTAAATTCAAAATTTCAAATAATTTTTCAAGACTCTTTGCTTTACCATTGTTCTTATTTCATTCTTTTAATTCTTCAATTCTTTTTTCATCATTTTTTTCGCGGGGGCTCTCGATAACAATTGTATCAATTATATTTTCTTTTGAATATTTTTTGATAATTCGGTTTAAAACTAAAACTGCTTGTTCGAATGTGTTTTTTGTTCCAGGTGAAATAATTTCGTCCTGAAAAATTCTCGGATTTAAATATTTAGTTTTTTTGTCAGTTTTTCCTAATTTAGATTTTTGGATTTCCCATTCTTTCCTTATTTCTTCATCTTTTCACTTTAAAAATTCTGAGTTCTTATTTTGTTCGAACATTTTTGGCAAAAATAACCTTATTGCTTCAAGTGAAAAATTACCAATTTTCTTAAAATTAAAATTTGTATTACTAAAGATGGATTTAACAAAATCTAATTGTTTTTCGCTATCAATCTTTAATTCTTTAAAAATATTTTTCTCAGTTAATTTTTTTAAAACTTCGTCTTGCCCACGACTTTTTTCATGGTCAAGAATTATGCAAATTTCATCTAAAAATGGCAAAAAATCCAATATATTTTTAATATTTATTCAATTAGAATCAGAAGAATGGGAATAAATTGTTGCCAATAAATGCTTTGTTACTTCCAATTTTGTAGTTGGTTCTTCTCTGATTATTTTTCTACCTTGAATTGTATCTTGATCATCAATATCTGATTTTTCAAAGCCAAAATCTTTAAGATCTTTAAGAATTATTTTTTTAATTTCATTTTTTTTGAGCGAAATTGATATTATTTTTGCATTTTCTTTTACTTTTAATAATCCATCAAGAAGTTCGTTTCTATCATTAGAACTTAATTGTCATATTTTTTTATTTGTAGTTTTTAATTCGGTACTTAAATTAATTAATTGGTTTAACAGGTTGAAAATTTCATAAGATGGATAATTAACAGGAGATCTATTTTCTTCGACAAAAAATGAGCATTTTCCTATAGTTTTATCTCAAATATTATCGTATTTTTTACTAACTTTTCCGTTTTCATCTTTTTGAAAAATACCATATTCACTAGCGCTGTGTTCAGACCCTGGACCTTTCGCGTAATCTCTAAACGAAGTAAAAAGATTTAAAAATTTTTCGCTAAATTCTGGATTAATTTCTTGGACTTCAAAAAGTTTTTTAATTTCATTAACTCATTGCAAATTGGAAAAACTATAACCGCCCAAATCTTTTGGAATAGAACTATTTGATTTAAAAAAGCCATTTTTTTTGAAAAAATCATACAATAAAATGCTAGGATGTTCCATTCCTTCATACTTTTCAGCAACATTTTCTTCTTCTAAATCATAAAAAAAGCCACGATTTCCAAGGTAATCGTGTAATATTCAGATTAAATCTAATTTTTCAATCTTAGAATCAAGAGCTTTAACTTTTACTTCTAAAATATTCGAATGTTTTGCAGCACATTTTCTATATATTTCTGTAAAAAATGAAATTATTTTTTCGTAGTTTTCCGCATCTTTTTTATTAACTCGTTGAATATCACTAATATTTTCAAGTTCAAATAAGTCTTTATATTTTAATATCAGGTTAATAAATCTTTGATTACGGTATACTTTTCGACGAATATTCCTTCTAATTGAACGAAAAGCGCGTCTTTTACTAGCCGTGTTTCTTTCTTCAAAAGTTCGTGTACCTCAGTCGATTATTTTGCTTGTTGTGCTATCAATAATTGCTCATCCAACAGATGCAATCCCGAGGTCAAAGCCAATAGTAATATTTTTTTATTATTCATATTTTTTAACCTTTCTGTTCAAAAATATTAATTTTTTGCATTTTTTATCATTGATTATTAAATAATTATAATTCGCCATTTATTAAATTTTACCAAAAATTTAAGCATTAACCTTTACTAAAAAATAAAAAAACCCCACTAAGTGGGGAAATTCGACAGCATAATGCGTCTTATTTTTGTGCGACAATTTCTTACTATAGTAAAATTTAGTGCGCATACTTATGTATGCAAAATTAATTATACACCATTTTTTATTTTTTTATTTATTTTTTTATTTTTTTTATTCTTATAAAAAAACGAGCATTACTATGAAAAAAATCATTGAAATTAGCGAATCAGAATACGTTTATCTTTTTCTAAACAACATTGTTATCAAAAAAGACAGTGAAAAATTTGTTTTCCCAATTGATACAGTTGATGTCTTAATTTTTGAAAACGACAGAGCAACTATATCAATTCCAGTCATCAATGAACTTGTTGAAAAAAAGGTAAACATTATTATTTGCAAAAATCATTTACCGCAGTCATTAATAATTCCTTACAGTGGCTACTATAATAACAAGATTTTTCAAGAGCAAATAAAATGGGATATTCCGTATAAAACTAAAACTTGACAAGAAATAATTAAATTAAAAATTCAAAGATCCATAAGTGTTTTAAAGTCAATTCAGAAAATTAATTCAGAAGATGAAGCAAAAATGTGAGACTATTTCCACGATGTTCAACCTTATGATACTAACAATCGCGAAGGCCATGTAGCAAAGTTATATTTTAAACTTTTATTTGGCAAAGGCTTTATTCGCGATCAAAATGGTGATGACAATATTAACATCCTGTTAAATTATGGCTACATTGTCTTACTTAGTTATGTTGCCCGAATTATTTGTGGCAAAGGTCTTGACAATCGGCTTGGAATTTACCATAAGAGTTTTAATAACAATTTTCCACTTGCTTGCGATTTAATGGAACCTTATCGCTATTGGGTTGACCAGATTGTTTATAATCATATCAATGCTGAATTTCTTAATTTTCAAGATTTTAAAGAAGCACTTTTTAAATCTTTTAGTCAACATATTGAATATAAAGGCAAACATATTAAATTTAGTAAATATATGGAATTTGAAATTATGGACATCCTTAATTTAAAAGAAAATTATAAGGAAATTACTACAGAAAGTGATCAAAGTTAATACTAGAGAAATGCGTATTTTATTAATGTATGACATTTATTATATTAATGAAGATGATAATAAACTTTATAACAAATTCATTAAAGAACTTTATAAACTTGGATATGTCAGGCTGCAATACTCGATTTATTCTAAAATAATTCCAACTCACCTTCAATATAACAGTGAGAAAAAGAAGCTTTTAAGAATTATTCCAAAAAATTCAAATATTAGAATTGCAATGTTAACTGAGAAACAATATCAGAACATCGAAATTCTTAATGGCACAAAGTCTAAAAATGAAATCTATAATCTAGAGGAGGATTATATCAAACTATAATGCTAAAATTTTTTAACAACCTTAACAACACAGTCCAACTTAAAACTAACGTAAAAATCATTGAAACTGAAAATACAGATCTATTTTTGAGTCATCTTTTTAATTATGAATATGAAAGTGAATCAAAGGCCTTTGAACTTATGTCAAGAAAAATATCACTAAAGGATTCGGTTTTAATCACTAATTTGACAAAATTTTCAGAATTTTTAAGTCTAAGTGCTAAAAACTGACTTGGTGATTCCATAATTAATGATGAATATTGAAGCGAAAGTATCTTTTTTCGAAATGAAAAAATCGATGGAATTGTTGACAAAATCAATCAAAAGCTAGGATTTGAATTTTTAAATTATGAAATTGATAATGTAAAACTAATTAAAGCAATTTTTAACATCGAGAATGATATATTAATAAATAAGGAAAACTTTGCAAATCTCGCGGAAATTATTTTTAGTACAATGAAACAGACACTTGTAATTCTGAAAGATCTTGATTATATAAAATTGGAAAAACTCTTTAAATACCATAATGTAACTTTCCTAATTTTGACAAATGACTTTACAAAATATATTTCAAAATTTAACGAACTTGAATTAGTTGCTTTTT
The DNA window shown above is from Mesomycoplasma ovipneumoniae and carries:
- the cas9 gene encoding type II CRISPR RNA-guided endonuclease Cas9 (Cas9, originally named Csn1, is the large, multifunctional signature protein of type II CRISPR/Cas systems. It is well known even to general audiences because its RNA-guided endonuclease activity has made it a popular tool for custom editing of eukaryotic genomes.): MTIGFDLGIASVGWAIIDSTTSKIIDWGTRTFEERNTASKRRAFRSIRRNIRRKVYRNQRFINLILKYKDLFELENISDIQRVNKKDAENYEKIISFFTEIYRKCAAKHSNILEVKVKALDSKIEKLDLIWILHDYLGNRGFFYDLEEENVAEKYEGMEHPSILLYDFFKKNGFFKSNSSIPKDLGGYSFSNLQWVNEIKKLFEVQEINPEFSEKFLNLFTSFRDYAKGPGSEHSASEYGIFQKDENGKVSKKYDNIWDKTIGKCSFFVEENRSPVNYPSYEIFNLLNQLINLSTELKTTNKKIWQLSSNDRNELLDGLLKVKENAKIISISLKKNEIKKIILKDLKDFGFEKSDIDDQDTIQGRKIIREEPTTKLEVTKHLLATIYSHSSDSNWINIKNILDFLPFLDEICIILDHEKSRGQDEVLKKLTEKNIFKELKIDSEKQLDFVKSIFSNTNFNFKKIGNFSLEAIRLFLPKMFEQNKNSEFLKWKDEEIRKEWEIQKSKLGKTDKKTKYLNPRIFQDEIISPGTKNTFEQAVLVLNRIIKKYSKENIIDTIVIESPREKNDEKRIEELKEWNKNNGKAKSLEKLFEILNLKNKGYELSDLKTKPNSLTDKLRFYYQQDGIDLYRLKKIDIDDLIDKSQEYEIDHIIPYSMSYDNSQANKILTTKAENQQKGKLIASKYIKAKGDKFYNEYYEKAKELFDKKNKTNKTNKTNKTNKKSKKIAALVDAFVYLDEVSAKNRFRFLTLEDYDEFQVEFLARNLNDTRYSTKLFYHALVEHFENNEFFTYIDENSSKHKVKISTIKGHVTRYFRIKPDNDNKKEIEKNRENNEHHAVDAAIVAIIGSQNPQIANLLTLADNKNDKKYFLHDENHKENIETGELVKISKFEVDKLKKVEDLKKIIQEKYEQAKKHTPIKISRKIRNIINGGLSDETLYGFKYDEKEDKYFKFIKKNLVTTENKDLRKYFKNPFGKKADGKSEYTVLMAQSHLSEFNKLKQIFEEYNGFSKDSGKAFVEYMNDLASKEPTLKDEIESARAVEKLLYYNYKPSDELTCCDNIDNKNFKRFYKNIRIIEYKSIPIKFKILSKHDGGKSFKDTLFSLYSLVYKVYEKGKAIYKSIPVTSQMRKFGISEFDFLDENLYNKEKLDIYKSDFEKPIPVNCKPIFVLKKGSILKKKGLDIDDFKQTKNTENGIYYFISSISKTSNVDTKYGLKPVNFKVEEAAQQLTNPIFKQYILVHLDELGNEYPVKIKEHTDDEKLMCTIK
- the cas1 gene encoding type II CRISPR-associated endonuclease Cas1 — encoded protein: MKKIIEISESEYVYLFLNNIVIKKDSEKFVFPIDTVDVLIFENDRATISIPVINELVEKKVNIIICKNHLPQSLIIPYSGYYNNKIFQEQIKWDIPYKTKTWQEIIKLKIQRSISVLKSIQKINSEDEAKMWDYFHDVQPYDTNNREGHVAKLYFKLLFGKGFIRDQNGDDNINILLNYGYIVLLSYVARIICGKGLDNRLGIYHKSFNNNFPLACDLMEPYRYWVDQIVYNHINAEFLNFQDFKEALFKSFSQHIEYKGKHIKFSKYMEFEIMDILNLKENYKEITTESDQS
- the cas2 gene encoding CRISPR-associated endonuclease Cas2, yielding MRILLMYDIYYINEDDNKLYNKFIKELYKLGYVRLQYSIYSKIIPTHLQYNSEKKKLLRIIPKNSNIRIAMLTEKQYQNIEILNGTKSKNEIYNLEEDYIKL